A window of Paenibacillus sp. 19GGS1-52 contains these coding sequences:
- a CDS encoding tubulin-like doman-containing protein has translation MKPVVREHIQQLDVSLGGGIVSDKIRVDTIDNPILIIGLGGTGIDALLRLKYQINRRFKLPEDPLSKKKRDKPDNVEFLAFETNEQDRGKKYKGIGLDPQNEFVLLANAEIGGLLQNRSILEPYITDWLSPELSITDGMNGAAGVRQAGRLLLFTKINQVVGAIDKKIKTLSVGTSKKLMVFLLTGLSGGTGSGAFLDIAYIVRGIIERDFGSAGIDRVNTLGYLFTPDVNLANKSLSEHTREYIRKNGYAALKELDYWMNVDSRGERFRQQYGNILTVNSPLPPFNLCHLISATNTEGKLLENAYDYCMNVTAENITNFMASEEKQSGEEFAIHDYISNIRTNIAQMNKTYPANYEYNIIGASSAVLPIEEMTTYLAFRLFDKMDKMFEQAPGQEDVEKFARKLGIDLDSMIKTFESRVPEPLPGYQNSERLSHANVIKNQVVSMDTELEQNFLSRAREEFIKAKKQLPGEIVGRFGEELERIFLHPEQGPFYVSRLLYTEKGFCILKLIQSYIEALRESLLRLPRDIETAQDSADEKLGDARSAFVSKEKKKNAYIEAKINEYWLHSDVERTEQMIQFYEDLYEGLNEENSRIYGVFTEILSALSSIFAKNGDLLINGGEQADHKGNKTYYWNIVNVPDISATISKVMDQKDGDDLIRDFTRDMLNHSGRWVKEQEIDIVRSISEFLSDKFGDLITRSMEDFLVMKYGNEEPLDKFVERIIAGRLDEDAVPIFHLSNSSGSLHFPSWGFVSVPLNTPGILKGIRNYQNNALGKSQFTIKESQVKNRIFWLNTRNGVPLFVYTPLRVFEENYERTILDKEGIGRHLVMTDKNNWTYLPSPIPEKSWGDTYINPRVRDYNARVRADFAQGMELGVIIEKGIDENTSSRYSVVFTKDFDLEKLLSGYDLQLQLARPNLGEVKKAADALKELSEKGLERESVKDIFGSINRDMAQENLIRSPQLITRVREELAKYATIAAKAAELEVLLHQYLDEDKWMDQFIEALYTDSIIKKGALYVYDRDEEEDAWEPFANLMKERSYVEHAVYRHFRELDEKSRSVLLRKAARRASEMTAAEDVTPLLYKLEGLYVSFLEARDSLEYERVEHANGDEMYGFYKSMTGKLGSIRRKLK, from the coding sequence ATGAAACCGGTAGTCAGAGAGCATATTCAACAGTTGGATGTATCGCTTGGTGGGGGTATTGTCAGTGACAAAATCAGGGTGGATACGATTGATAATCCGATCCTGATCATCGGACTCGGGGGCACGGGTATTGATGCCCTGCTGCGCTTGAAATACCAGATTAACCGCCGCTTTAAGCTGCCTGAAGATCCATTGTCCAAGAAAAAACGGGATAAGCCCGATAATGTGGAGTTTTTGGCTTTTGAGACCAATGAACAGGACCGTGGCAAGAAATATAAAGGTATCGGCCTCGACCCGCAGAATGAATTCGTGCTGCTAGCGAATGCAGAAATCGGCGGGCTGCTGCAGAATCGCAGTATTCTTGAACCCTACATTACAGACTGGCTGTCACCTGAGCTTAGTATTACGGATGGCATGAATGGTGCTGCCGGTGTGCGTCAGGCTGGACGTCTGCTGCTGTTCACGAAGATTAATCAAGTGGTTGGAGCCATCGACAAGAAGATCAAGACGTTGTCCGTAGGCACCAGCAAGAAGCTGATGGTCTTCCTTCTGACAGGCCTGTCAGGCGGAACGGGCAGTGGGGCTTTTCTAGATATCGCTTATATCGTGCGCGGCATTATTGAACGTGACTTTGGCTCAGCCGGTATTGACCGGGTGAACACACTTGGTTATCTGTTCACACCAGACGTGAATCTGGCGAACAAAAGCCTCAGCGAGCATACACGTGAATATATTCGCAAGAACGGTTACGCCGCGCTCAAAGAGCTGGATTACTGGATGAATGTAGACAGCCGCGGTGAGCGGTTCCGCCAGCAGTACGGGAATATACTGACAGTGAATTCACCGCTGCCGCCATTTAATCTGTGTCATCTGATCTCTGCAACCAATACCGAAGGCAAGCTGCTGGAGAATGCCTATGATTACTGCATGAATGTAACGGCAGAGAATATTACAAACTTTATGGCCAGTGAGGAAAAGCAGTCGGGTGAGGAATTCGCTATCCACGACTATATCAGCAATATTCGCACGAACATTGCGCAGATGAACAAGACTTATCCGGCCAATTACGAATATAACATTATCGGTGCTTCCTCTGCCGTGCTGCCTATTGAGGAAATGACGACTTATCTGGCGTTTCGGCTGTTCGACAAAATGGATAAAATGTTCGAGCAGGCTCCGGGCCAAGAGGATGTTGAGAAGTTCGCACGCAAGCTCGGCATCGATCTTGACAGTATGATTAAGACCTTTGAATCCCGTGTGCCGGAGCCGCTGCCTGGTTACCAGAACAGCGAGCGTCTGAGCCATGCCAATGTCATCAAGAACCAGGTCGTCAGCATGGATACCGAGCTGGAGCAGAATTTCCTGTCCCGTGCCCGTGAAGAATTTATTAAGGCTAAAAAACAGCTTCCCGGTGAAATCGTCGGTCGTTTTGGTGAAGAACTGGAACGAATCTTCCTGCATCCTGAGCAGGGCCCGTTCTATGTCTCACGGCTGCTCTATACCGAGAAGGGCTTTTGTATTCTGAAGCTGATTCAGTCTTATATCGAAGCTTTGCGCGAGAGCCTGCTGCGCCTGCCGCGTGATATTGAGACCGCGCAGGACAGTGCGGACGAGAAGCTGGGCGATGCCCGCAGCGCTTTTGTATCCAAAGAGAAGAAGAAGAATGCTTATATAGAAGCAAAGATCAATGAATATTGGCTGCATTCCGATGTGGAACGTACCGAGCAGATGATTCAATTCTATGAGGATCTGTATGAGGGGCTGAATGAAGAGAACAGCCGGATATACGGCGTTTTCACGGAAATTCTGAGTGCACTCAGCTCGATTTTTGCCAAGAATGGGGATCTGCTTATCAATGGTGGGGAGCAGGCCGATCACAAAGGAAACAAGACTTACTACTGGAATATTGTCAATGTGCCGGATATTTCGGCGACGATCTCGAAGGTCATGGATCAGAAGGACGGGGATGATCTGATTCGTGATTTCACCCGCGATATGCTGAATCATTCCGGACGTTGGGTCAAAGAGCAGGAGATCGACATTGTACGCTCCATTTCCGAGTTCTTGAGCGATAAATTTGGCGATCTGATCACCCGCTCGATGGAAGATTTCCTGGTGATGAAATACGGCAACGAGGAGCCGCTCGACAAGTTCGTGGAGCGGATTATCGCCGGTAGATTGGACGAGGACGCTGTGCCGATTTTTCATCTCAGCAACAGTTCAGGCAGTCTGCATTTCCCGTCATGGGGTTTCGTGTCAGTGCCGCTGAATACGCCGGGCATCCTGAAGGGGATTCGCAATTATCAGAATAATGCGCTGGGCAAATCGCAATTTACGATCAAGGAAAGCCAGGTGAAGAACCGGATTTTCTGGCTGAATACGCGCAATGGGGTGCCACTCTTCGTCTATACGCCGCTGCGGGTGTTCGAAGAGAACTACGAGCGAACCATCCTTGACAAGGAAGGGATTGGCCGCCATCTAGTCATGACCGACAAGAACAACTGGACCTATCTGCCTTCCCCGATTCCAGAGAAATCATGGGGCGATACCTATATCAATCCTCGTGTCCGTGATTACAACGCTCGTGTCCGGGCTGATTTTGCACAAGGCATGGAACTGGGCGTCATTATCGAAAAAGGCATCGACGAGAACACCAGCAGCCGCTATTCGGTCGTGTTCACAAAGGATTTTGATCTGGAGAAGCTGCTGAGCGGTTATGATCTACAACTGCAGTTGGCACGTCCGAACCTTGGTGAAGTGAAAAAGGCGGCAGATGCGCTTAAAGAGCTGAGCGAGAAGGGGCTGGAGCGCGAGAGCGTTAAGGATATTTTTGGCAGCATCAATAGAGATATGGCCCAAGAAAATCTGATTCGTTCGCCGCAGCTGATTACCCGTGTCCGTGAGGAGCTGGCGAAGTATGCCACAATTGCCGCTAAAGCTGCTGAGCTCGAGGTGCTGCTGCATCAATATCTGGATGAGGACAAATGGATGGACCAATTCATCGAGGCTTTGTATACCGACAGCATTATCAAAAAAGGCGCTTTGTACGTCTATGACCGCGATGAAGAGGAAGATGCTTGGGAGCCATTCGCCAACTTAATGAAAGAACGCAGCTACGTGGAGCATGCTGTATACCGTCATTTCCGCGAGCTGGATGAGAAGAGCCGCAGTGTGCTGCTGCGCAAGGCGGCGCGTCGTGCCAGTGAAATGACTGCCGCAGAAGATGTAACTCCACTGCTGTATAAGCTGGAAGGGCTGTATGTGTCATTTCTGGAGGCGCGGGACAGTCTGGAATATGAGCGGGTAGAACATGCCAACGGGGACGAAATGTACGGATTCTACAAGAGCATGACTGGCAAGCTCGGCAGTATCCGCAGAAAGCTGAAATAA
- a CDS encoding tubulin-like doman-containing protein: protein MSKSVVLAYGEQYAAQEEALRAQGDGRSSIHYPALFLFVGDKVTPAIGPVLDGCERKWDNAGGVMAVHAVSGECGGKDAAVGDRADYGAGGRDRVMAMPLPGSAGRDPRTVRQDVYREFHEDSRYLAEMNRTLRRLSNSIADFGRLYSSFDVIHLSIITRVDDPLNVLLPQITLLARAILGQSFKSVQTDLFALINEREQGENFGYSSSVGLAFLRELDGMQAGDYTLSAPLLVTEDGLSIPVVHGPSALFDLVYLLSDKNERGMMSVNGMNDNYEIIAHISLLKNRVRPAADHATGHGGYNNMTFKSGIRGSTGRQGYASAGFAGVRRPNLQIALAVLYHAFRRLDGSLREGSPWTLRDRQALLGLDAESLRERASALLPEEAGLTEMTGLMSHGRPSYAELRQLSLREAEQQLFGEGGEVYFRNNFAAEADRRAAAIEPLREWRAALAAQEAAVPAVTFYQLTEWTADRDEAGNGSVLHHLRQHMAGLRTAIASAQTELDGLYAESVERQSFQRVPLFDKRTVRNFIHYLFSMVYGQRYELLRLETELALCHRLESALEQLHAESINRVQAMEVLEEELRSVAVGSIGRTDATTGQNIMEYYRSVTEEVMKDIEVRRGSGVFFSERYMGSMSKLLEKGKAAVTERLIDICQRELLTAEPFALSFEEELLRRANVAAAYENRQVLSREELFKQLYHSLEEGAVVNVRLFEYTQEHRHEEKYFFGDSASEFLRYAFGVDETTRIYRLGFVHEQRRSGVEKLNLMGGFHLEDLLYYRNGKVYYETYAQNGYRLHGLDEEQLPVLR from the coding sequence ATGAGCAAATCAGTGGTTTTGGCTTATGGTGAACAATATGCAGCACAGGAAGAGGCGCTGCGCGCACAAGGGGATGGACGCAGCAGTATCCATTATCCGGCCCTGTTTCTGTTCGTAGGCGATAAGGTAACACCCGCCATCGGCCCAGTGCTGGATGGCTGTGAACGGAAATGGGATAACGCCGGTGGTGTGATGGCAGTGCATGCGGTGTCAGGAGAATGCGGCGGGAAAGATGCTGCTGTTGGAGACCGAGCCGATTATGGGGCGGGAGGAAGAGACCGGGTCATGGCGATGCCGCTGCCTGGATCGGCGGGGCGAGATCCCCGTACGGTCCGCCAGGATGTCTACCGTGAATTTCATGAAGACAGTCGTTATCTGGCCGAGATGAACCGGACGCTGCGGCGGTTAAGCAATAGCATCGCGGACTTCGGCCGCTTGTATTCATCCTTTGACGTGATTCATCTGTCAATCATTACGCGGGTTGATGATCCACTTAATGTGTTATTGCCACAAATTACGCTGCTGGCTCGTGCTATTCTCGGCCAATCCTTTAAATCGGTGCAGACCGACCTGTTTGCCCTGATCAACGAGCGGGAGCAAGGTGAGAATTTTGGCTATTCCAGCTCGGTAGGGCTGGCTTTTCTGCGGGAGCTGGACGGAATGCAAGCGGGAGATTACACCCTCAGCGCACCGCTCTTAGTGACCGAAGATGGGCTTTCGATTCCGGTTGTCCACGGTCCCTCCGCCCTGTTCGATCTGGTCTACCTGCTCTCCGACAAGAATGAGCGCGGGATGATGTCGGTCAACGGGATGAACGACAACTATGAGATCATCGCTCACATCAGTCTGTTGAAGAATCGGGTCCGACCCGCTGCCGACCATGCCACCGGACACGGCGGCTATAACAATATGACCTTCAAAAGCGGGATCAGAGGCAGTACGGGTAGACAAGGGTATGCCTCTGCAGGCTTCGCCGGGGTGCGCAGACCTAATCTGCAGATTGCGCTGGCGGTGTTGTATCATGCCTTCCGGCGGCTGGACGGAAGCTTGCGGGAGGGCAGTCCTTGGACCCTGCGTGACCGCCAAGCCCTGCTGGGCTTAGATGCTGAAAGTCTGCGGGAGCGTGCGAGTGCACTGCTGCCGGAGGAAGCCGGGCTGACGGAAATGACCGGGCTGATGAGCCACGGCCGTCCATCCTATGCGGAGCTGAGACAGCTATCGCTGCGCGAAGCGGAGCAGCAGCTGTTCGGTGAGGGAGGCGAGGTTTACTTCCGCAACAACTTTGCGGCTGAAGCGGATAGAAGAGCAGCAGCGATAGAGCCTCTCCGCGAGTGGCGTGCGGCTCTGGCGGCACAGGAAGCAGCCGTTCCGGCAGTTACTTTCTATCAGCTGACTGAATGGACTGCTGACCGTGATGAGGCCGGGAACGGAAGTGTGCTGCATCACCTGCGTCAGCATATGGCAGGCTTGCGCACGGCCATTGCTTCCGCGCAGACGGAGCTTGACGGGCTCTATGCGGAAAGCGTAGAGCGCCAGTCTTTTCAGCGGGTACCGCTGTTCGACAAACGTACGGTGCGGAATTTCATTCATTATTTATTCTCCATGGTGTATGGCCAGAGATACGAGCTGCTGCGCCTTGAAACCGAGCTTGCACTCTGTCACCGGCTGGAATCTGCACTGGAACAACTGCACGCGGAGAGCATAAACCGGGTGCAGGCCATGGAGGTGCTGGAAGAAGAGCTGCGAAGTGTTGCAGTGGGCAGCATTGGACGCACGGATGCCACTACGGGTCAGAATATTATGGAATATTACCGCTCCGTGACTGAAGAGGTCATGAAGGACATCGAAGTGCGGCGTGGATCGGGTGTGTTTTTTAGCGAGCGGTATATGGGCAGTATGTCCAAGCTGCTTGAGAAAGGCAAGGCGGCTGTAACCGAACGCCTGATTGATATTTGCCAACGGGAGCTGCTGACAGCAGAGCCGTTTGCGCTTTCCTTCGAGGAAGAGCTGCTGCGGCGCGCCAATGTTGCGGCGGCCTACGAGAACCGTCAGGTGCTCTCCAGGGAAGAGCTCTTCAAGCAGCTGTACCACAGTTTGGAAGAGGGCGCAGTTGTGAATGTCAGATTGTTCGAATACACGCAGGAGCATCGGCATGAGGAGAAGTATTTCTTCGGCGACAGTGCCTCCGAGTTCCTGCGGTACGCCTTCGGCGTGGACGAGACGACTCGCATCTACCGACTCGGGTTCGTACATGAGCAGCGCAGAAGCGGGGTCGAGAAGCTAAATCTGATGGGTGGTTTCCATCTGGAGGACCTGCTCTATTATCGCAATGGAAAAGTTTACTATGAGACTTACGCTCAGAACGGCTACCGGTTGCATGGCTTGGATGAGGAGCAACTGCCGGTGCTGCGGTGA